The following proteins are encoded in a genomic region of Campylobacter showae CSUNSWCD:
- the lysS gene encoding lysine--tRNA ligase: protein MFENQLEIQRLETANELRSAGVNPYPHFLRRDMDITKFRLKFKHIIDTEEKSAEGQLVSIAGRIKLIRDAGKAIFANIEDEDGNIQIYFSNKTLDPDWFKVVKKNIEVGDIIYVRGYAFVTRTGEFSMHVSELTLASKAISPLPEKFHGLTDIETRYRQRYLDMIMNPEVRADFKRRSVIVSTIRRFFEDKGFLEVETPMLHPIAGGANAKPFVTFHNALGVERYLRIAPELYLKRLIVGGFEAVYEMNRNFRNEGMDLTHNPEFTSIEFYWAYHNYHDLMGITEDLFNVILDKLDMEKVIHFDGMEIDFSKPFKRISYKKALVEIGGLAEDVVSDKAKILAKLRADGFEANEKLDLGHLQAELFDNYVESKLIHPTFVIDYPISISPLSRRSDTNPDVAERFELFIAGRELANGFNELNDPIDQYNRFKAQIDAKNAGDDEAHEMDEDYVKALGYGMPPVAGEGIGIDRLVMLLTDKKSIRDVVLFPAMRPLKTETKENEK, encoded by the coding sequence ATATTTGAAAATCAATTAGAAATACAAAGATTAGAGACGGCAAACGAACTAAGAAGCGCGGGCGTAAATCCCTATCCGCATTTTTTACGCCGCGATATGGATATAACTAAATTTAGACTCAAATTTAAACATATAATAGACACCGAAGAGAAGAGCGCCGAAGGTCAGCTAGTAAGCATTGCCGGGCGCATAAAGCTCATCAGGGATGCGGGCAAGGCGATATTTGCCAACATCGAAGACGAGGACGGCAATATTCAAATTTACTTTAGCAACAAGACGCTTGATCCTGATTGGTTTAAGGTCGTAAAGAAAAATATCGAAGTAGGCGACATCATATATGTGCGCGGATATGCCTTCGTCACGCGAACAGGCGAATTTTCTATGCACGTTAGCGAACTTACTTTGGCATCAAAGGCTATTTCGCCGCTTCCGGAGAAATTCCACGGACTAACGGATATCGAGACTAGATACCGCCAAAGATATCTTGATATGATAATGAACCCCGAGGTTAGGGCTGATTTTAAACGCCGCTCGGTTATCGTTAGCACGATTCGCAGATTTTTCGAGGATAAGGGCTTTTTAGAGGTTGAAACTCCAATGCTTCACCCAATAGCTGGCGGCGCAAATGCAAAACCATTTGTGACATTTCACAACGCTCTTGGAGTTGAGAGATACCTAAGGATCGCACCTGAGCTATATCTAAAACGCCTTATAGTTGGCGGTTTTGAAGCTGTTTATGAGATGAATAGAAACTTCAGAAATGAGGGTATGGACCTAACCCACAACCCTGAATTTACAAGCATAGAGTTTTACTGGGCATACCACAACTACCACGATCTAATGGGCATCACAGAGGATTTATTTAATGTCATTTTAGACAAGCTAGATATGGAAAAAGTGATACATTTTGACGGCATGGAAATTGATTTTAGTAAGCCATTTAAGCGCATAAGCTACAAAAAAGCCCTAGTTGAGATAGGCGGACTTGCTGAGGATGTCGTAAGTGATAAAGCTAAAATTTTAGCAAAACTAAGAGCTGACGGCTTTGAGGCAAACGAGAAGCTTGACCTTGGACACTTACAGGCTGAACTCTTTGACAACTACGTAGAGAGCAAGCTCATCCATCCAACTTTTGTCATAGACTATCCGATCTCTATTAGCCCACTTTCAAGAAGAAGCGACACAAATCCTGATGTGGCAGAGAGATTTGAGCTATTTATCGCTGGTAGAGAGCTAGCAAATGGCTTTAACGAGCTAAATGATCCGATCGATCAATACAACCGCTTTAAGGCTCAAATCGACGCTAAAAACGCAGGCGATGACGAGGCTCACGAGATGGACGAGGACTATGTAAAAGCCCTAGGATACGGCATGCCACCAGTTGCAGGCGAAGGCATAGGCATCGATAGACTTGTTATGCTTTTAACAGATAAAAAATCAATACGCGACGTTGTCCTCTTCCCAGCGATGAGGCCACTAAAAACTGAGACAAAGGAGAACGAAAAATGA
- a CDS encoding shikimate dehydrogenase codes for MMVFAVFGNPISHSVSPRLHNLALGELGLSREAFYTRYELADGSQLISKFKELKLSGANVTVPHKEAALAQCDVLDEAAIKIGSVNTLVSRSDKIYGYNTDAPGFLRAIEHFGQINSALVLGAGGTARAVAYALKSRGVRVCVLNRSEERLANFAEFERFSWADFGKFNGGKFDFVINTTSAGLKDENLPAPIEILRPIFDESKFAFDVIYGKKTPFLNLAAASGLAHKDGAEMLLFQAVLALNLFFEGSLDEAKIEASMRKALYLSASSR; via the coding sequence ATGATGGTTTTTGCCGTTTTTGGCAACCCTATATCCCACTCCGTTTCGCCGAGACTACACAATCTAGCTCTCGGCGAGCTCGGTCTATCTCGCGAAGCCTTCTATACTCGCTACGAGCTAGCAGATGGCTCACAACTCATCTCTAAATTTAAAGAACTAAAATTAAGCGGCGCAAACGTCACAGTACCTCACAAAGAAGCCGCGCTCGCGCAGTGCGACGTCCTAGACGAAGCGGCTATAAAAATCGGCTCCGTAAATACTCTCGTCTCTCGCAGCGATAAAATTTACGGCTACAATACTGATGCGCCGGGATTTTTGCGAGCGATAGAACATTTTGGGCAGATAAATTCAGCTCTGGTTTTGGGTGCCGGCGGGACGGCTAGAGCGGTCGCATATGCGCTAAAAAGCCGCGGCGTGCGAGTTTGCGTGCTAAATAGAAGCGAGGAGAGGCTAGCAAATTTTGCCGAATTTGAAAGATTTAGCTGGGCAGATTTCGGCAAATTTAATGGCGGCAAATTTGACTTCGTCATAAACACAACCTCGGCAGGACTAAAAGACGAAAATTTGCCTGCACCGATCGAGATTTTGCGCCCGATTTTTGATGAAAGCAAATTTGCCTTTGACGTTATTTACGGCAAAAAAACGCCTTTTTTAAATTTAGCCGCCGCTAGCGGGCTCGCGCATAAAGACGGCGCTGAGATGCTACTTTTTCAGGCGGTTTTAGCGTTAAATTTATTTTTCGAGGGATCGCTTGACGAGGCCAAAATTGAGGCCTCGATGCGAAAAGCACTCTATTTATCGGCTTCTTCTAGATAA
- a CDS encoding SPOR domain-containing protein yields the protein MEYNELRDIMLDNNEDKKSRNIKRILILVAVFVIIFLAVLIVMKFLNSTETSDQVAQTDSRMVLPPEPDNTRSIPQQVNVPTTPPSEPTPQIAESNVPPVAPPPASEPQAQQPNPAFEQVPIVPENKGQDSFEDMVKALKEKEDKKQQDASMAAPAPTEPSTIHGALKQNDTPSTQPSEQKAEPKQHVNVVKQKEPKQEKVTKQPKNDATKDKQAKEKTAKQKPVKQAPAASGGDAHSGSYVQVFAVKHFNEKAPELGKLKAAGYAYKLYRTNVNGNEIIKVLVGPYSGEQLKSELAKIKQSAAPNAFIVNIK from the coding sequence ATGGAGTATAATGAGCTAAGAGACATCATGCTTGATAACAACGAGGATAAAAAGAGCAGAAACATTAAGAGGATTCTTATCCTTGTGGCTGTTTTTGTTATTATATTTTTGGCCGTCCTCATCGTGATGAAATTTTTAAATTCAACTGAAACGAGTGATCAGGTTGCGCAAACCGACTCTAGAATGGTTTTACCGCCTGAACCTGATAATACGCGAAGTATCCCGCAACAAGTGAACGTGCCTACTACGCCGCCTAGCGAGCCTACGCCGCAAATAGCGGAAAGTAACGTCCCTCCAGTTGCTCCGCCTCCAGCATCCGAGCCTCAGGCGCAGCAGCCAAATCCTGCCTTTGAGCAGGTGCCTATAGTGCCTGAAAATAAAGGTCAAGATAGCTTTGAGGATATGGTAAAAGCGCTTAAGGAAAAAGAGGATAAAAAGCAGCAGGATGCAAGCATGGCTGCGCCTGCCCCGACCGAGCCATCAACCATACATGGAGCCTTAAAGCAAAATGATACGCCGAGCACTCAACCAAGTGAACAAAAAGCTGAGCCTAAGCAGCACGTAAACGTAGTAAAACAAAAAGAACCTAAGCAAGAAAAAGTTACAAAACAGCCTAAAAATGATGCGACTAAAGACAAACAAGCTAAAGAAAAAACCGCAAAACAAAAGCCTGTCAAACAAGCTCCTGCAGCTAGCGGCGGCGATGCTCACAGCGGTAGTTACGTGCAAGTTTTCGCCGTTAAACACTTTAATGAAAAAGCGCCTGAGCTTGGCAAACTAAAAGCCGCAGGATACGCCTATAAGCTATATAGGACGAACGTAAACGGTAACGAAATCATCAAGGTGCTAGTTGGACCTTATAGCGGCGAGCAGTTAAAAAGCGAGCTTGCCAAAATCAAGCAAAGCGCGGCTCCAAACGCCTTTATCGTAAATATAAAATGA
- a CDS encoding serine hydroxymethyltransferase produces MSLQSYDKDIYDLVNLELKRQCDHLEMIASENFTYPDVMEVMGSILTNKYAEGYPGKRYYGGCEFVDEIEQIAIDRCKELFGCEFANVQPNSGSQANQGVYGALLNPGDKILGMDLSHGGHLTHGAKVSSSGKMYESFFYGVELDGRINYDRVMDIAKIVKPKMIVCGASAYTREIEFKKFREIADAVGAILFADVAHIAGLVVAGEHQNPFPHCDVVSSTTHKTLRGPRGGIIMTNNEEYAKKINSSIFPGIQGGPLVHVIAAKAVGFKHNLSPEWKIYAKQVKANAKKLGEVLISRGFDLVSGGTDNHLILMSFLNREFSGKDADIALGNAGITVNKNTVPGETRSPFITSGIRVGSPALTARGMKEAEFELIANKIADVLSDINNTSLQEKINGELKELAHKFIIYDKATY; encoded by the coding sequence ATGAGTTTGCAAAGCTACGATAAAGATATTTACGACCTAGTAAATTTAGAGTTAAAACGCCAGTGTGATCACCTTGAGATGATTGCTAGCGAAAATTTCACATATCCAGATGTTATGGAGGTGATGGGCTCAATCCTAACAAACAAATACGCCGAAGGCTACCCTGGTAAGAGATATTATGGTGGCTGCGAATTTGTCGATGAGATCGAGCAGATCGCTATCGATAGATGTAAAGAGCTTTTTGGATGTGAATTTGCAAACGTTCAGCCAAACTCAGGCTCTCAGGCAAACCAAGGCGTTTACGGAGCTTTGCTTAACCCAGGCGATAAAATTTTAGGCATGGATCTAAGCCACGGCGGACACCTAACTCACGGCGCAAAGGTAAGCAGCTCTGGCAAGATGTATGAGAGCTTCTTTTATGGCGTAGAGCTTGACGGTCGCATAAACTACGATAGAGTTATGGATATCGCAAAGATAGTAAAACCAAAGATGATCGTTTGTGGCGCTAGCGCATACACAAGAGAGATCGAGTTTAAGAAATTTAGAGAGATAGCTGACGCTGTTGGTGCGATACTCTTTGCAGACGTTGCTCACATCGCTGGCCTTGTAGTAGCCGGTGAGCATCAAAATCCTTTCCCACACTGCGACGTCGTAAGCTCAACTACGCATAAAACTCTAAGAGGTCCAAGAGGCGGCATCATCATGACAAATAACGAAGAGTACGCTAAAAAGATAAACTCTTCTATCTTCCCAGGCATCCAAGGCGGGCCACTAGTTCACGTCATCGCTGCAAAGGCAGTTGGCTTTAAACACAACCTTAGCCCTGAGTGGAAAATTTATGCTAAACAAGTAAAAGCAAACGCTAAAAAACTTGGCGAAGTGCTAATTAGCAGAGGCTTTGATCTAGTAAGTGGCGGCACTGATAACCACCTAATCTTAATGAGCTTCTTAAATCGCGAATTTAGTGGAAAAGACGCTGATATCGCGCTAGGAAATGCTGGCATAACAGTAAATAAAAACACAGTTCCAGGCGAGACACGAAGTCCGTTTATCACAAGCGGCATACGTGTAGGTAGCCCAGCTCTTACAGCGCGCGGCATGAAAGAGGCTGAATTTGAGCTAATAGCAAACAAGATAGCCGACGTGCTAAGCGATATCAACAACACCTCTTTGCAAGAGAAGATCAATGGCGAGCTAAAAGAGCTAGCTCATAAATTTATAATCTACGATAAAGCGACTTATTGA
- a CDS encoding DUF1882 domain-containing protein, whose product MHSMDTALIKMNTSHYWIKRDSIVSKIEYKGRTFFNKFELINEPLSYQAIKDHNEGKITVAHSLILPGDKVENIVFDYNGRMPERFWHRTQLLLREEGFLNFTAYESKTPGHLHLYVHKGHTTLNEGCQIANKLSMLLSSRLAKEWRVFPAMELPKEFNILTLPYKVYQKERGASWSKHM is encoded by the coding sequence ATGCATAGTATGGACACTGCGCTAATTAAAATGAACACGAGCCACTACTGGATCAAACGCGATAGTATCGTAAGCAAGATCGAGTATAAGGGGCGGACGTTTTTTAATAAATTTGAGCTCATAAACGAGCCTCTAAGCTATCAGGCAATCAAAGACCACAACGAGGGCAAGATCACGGTCGCGCACTCGCTGATACTACCTGGCGACAAGGTAGAAAATATCGTCTTTGATTACAATGGTAGGATGCCCGAGCGCTTTTGGCATAGAACCCAACTTTTGCTCCGCGAGGAAGGATTTTTAAATTTTACAGCCTATGAGAGTAAAACGCCGGGACACCTGCATCTTTACGTGCACAAGGGGCATACAACGCTAAACGAAGGCTGTCAGATTGCAAATAAGCTATCTATGCTACTTAGTTCGCGTCTAGCAAAAGAGTGGAGAGTGTTTCCTGCGATGGAACTGCCAAAAGAATTTAATATTTTGACCTTGCCATACAAGGTTTATCAAAAAGAGCGCGGCGCAAGCTGGTCTAAACATATGTAA